The genome window CCCCAGTTGCTGCGACAAGGTGGGCTGACGGATGCCCAGGTCGCGCTCAAGCTCGCTGACGCAAAACTCGCCCTGGGCCAAGCGGCACATCAGCACCAGCCTGTCCACATGGGCCATCACCTTCAACAAAGCACACGCCTGCGCCGCCGAGGCCTGCAATTCCAACAGGTTGACCGGCGCCGGCGGACGCCCGCAAGGCTCGCCGTGCGCTGGCGCGGCGCCCGCAGCGGCCTGCTCAGGTGTGGGCATTGACAGTTTCATACCAAACATTATATCTATAGATATACTATTATTCAATCAACTGATGACACGCCGTGAGTTGTCCCGGAGCCCCCCATGAACACCCCTTCCTCGCATACGCCTGCGCAGCACCCGCTGGTGCACAGCCTCTTTGACCCCGACACCAGCACCTTCACCCACATCGTGCACGACCGTCCTGGCGGACACGCCGCGATCGTCGACCCTGTGCTGGATTACGACGCCGCTTCAGGGCGAACCAGCACCCGCAGCGCGGATCAAGTGGTGTCGTTCGTGCGGGATCAGGGGCTGACGGTGCAATGGATTCTGGAAACCCATGCCCACGCGGATCACCTGTCGGCCGCGCCCTACCTGAAGCAAACGCTGGGAGGACGCGTGGCCATTGGCGCGGCCATCCAGCGGGTGCAACGCACATTCAAGGCCCTGTTTCACCTGGAGCCCGACTTCGCCACGAACGGCACACAGTTTGATCACCTGTTCGCCGACGGCGACACCTTCCAGATCGGAGACCTGACGGCGCAAGCCTGGCATGTGCCCGGCCACACCCCGGCAGACATGGCCTATGTGGTGGGCTCGGCCGTGTTCGTGGGCGACACGATCTTTCCGCCGGATGTGGGCACGGCCCGTTGTGACTTTCCCGGTGGCGACGCGCACCAGCTCTACCAGTCGGTTCGGCGCTTGTTGGCCTTGCCTGACAACACGCGCCTGTACCTGTGCCATGACTACCCCCCGGCCCACCGCGTCACGCCCCAGTCGGTCACGACGGTGGGCGAACAACGTGCACACAACATCCATGTCCGCCATGGCATCAGCGAGACCGAATTCGTGCAGATGCGGCAGTCCCGGGATGCCACGCTGGGCATGCCCCGACTGATCCTGCCTTCGGTGCAGGTGAACATCCGCGCGGGCCAGTTGCCGCCGCCCGAAGACAACGGCACCCGCTACCTGAAGATCCCGCTCAATGCCTTGTGATCCTTCGTCTGATCAAGGCGCCGTCGTGGGCCAGCCTTGGGCCTTCCAGCCGCTCATGCCGCCCACCACATAGCGCACGTGCTCGTAGCCTGGCTGCGACTGCAACCGCCGCC of Aquabacterium sp. A3 contains these proteins:
- a CDS encoding MBL fold metallo-hydrolase; amino-acid sequence: MNTPSSHTPAQHPLVHSLFDPDTSTFTHIVHDRPGGHAAIVDPVLDYDAASGRTSTRSADQVVSFVRDQGLTVQWILETHAHADHLSAAPYLKQTLGGRVAIGAAIQRVQRTFKALFHLEPDFATNGTQFDHLFADGDTFQIGDLTAQAWHVPGHTPADMAYVVGSAVFVGDTIFPPDVGTARCDFPGGDAHQLYQSVRRLLALPDNTRLYLCHDYPPAHRVTPQSVTTVGEQRAHNIHVRHGISETEFVQMRQSRDATLGMPRLILPSVQVNIRAGQLPPPEDNGTRYLKIPLNAL
- a CDS encoding metalloregulator ArsR/SmtB family transcription factor, producing the protein MPTPEQAAAGAAPAHGEPCGRPPAPVNLLELQASAAQACALLKVMAHVDRLVLMCRLAQGEFCVSELERDLGIRQPTLSQQLGVLRQEGLVGTRREGKHVFYRLASADAAAVMAVLHSRVCGATEHRA